A portion of the Sulfurospirillum diekertiae genome contains these proteins:
- the cysE gene encoding serine O-acetyltransferase — translation MNSVSLWEKIKEDFSQPILHDPAINSKIELFFNYPGVWALANYRIAHALHVKGFRTLARAIMGISQIITNIDIHPASTIGRRVFLDHAFGVVIGETAIVGDDVLIYQGVTLGGVSLDRGVKRHPTIGNHTVIGSGAKILGDIIIGENCRIGSNSVVVKSIPNDSTAVGVPARIIDKGRDKNPMAHNKIPDINKELFIYMFKRIKILEEAVLTTNKDLKIKDDELEAIYKCYLESVKE, via the coding sequence ATGAACTCTGTCTCCTTGTGGGAAAAAATTAAAGAAGATTTTTCCCAACCGATTCTGCATGACCCAGCCATAAACTCTAAAATAGAGCTTTTTTTCAACTATCCAGGCGTATGGGCTTTGGCAAATTACCGCATCGCACATGCTTTACATGTAAAAGGGTTTCGCACCCTTGCTCGCGCTATTATGGGCATTTCACAGATTATTACCAACATTGACATTCACCCTGCTAGCACGATTGGTCGCCGTGTCTTTTTAGATCATGCCTTTGGGGTGGTCATCGGTGAGACAGCGATTGTGGGAGATGATGTTTTGATCTATCAAGGGGTCACGCTGGGTGGTGTTAGCTTAGATCGCGGTGTGAAACGCCATCCTACTATTGGCAATCATACGGTTATTGGTTCGGGTGCTAAAATCTTGGGTGATATTATCATCGGTGAAAATTGCCGCATTGGTTCCAATTCAGTTGTGGTAAAAAGTATTCCCAACGACTCCACTGCTGTAGGTGTTCCTGCGCGTATCATAGACAAAGGACGCGATAAAAACCCAATGGCACACAATAAAATCCCTGATATTAACAAAGAGCTTTTTATCTATATGTTCAAGCGTATTAAGATTTTGGAAGAAGCTGTGCTAACCACCAACAAAGATCTTAAAATCAAAGACGACGAACTCGAAGCCATTTATAAATGCTATTTGGAATCCGTTAAAGAGTAA
- the anfD gene encoding nitrogenase iron-iron protein, alpha chain, which translates to MPHHEFECSTCIPERKSHAVVKGEGEDLTSCLPEGHLLTIPGTISERGCAYCGAKHVIGTPMKDAIHMSHGPVGCTYDTWHTKRYISDNDNFQLKYTYATDMKESHVVFGGGDLLKKNIIEAFKAHPEINRMTVYQTCASALIGDDMEAITRDVLKEMPDKDIFVCNSPGFAGPSQSGGHHKINIAWINEKVGTVEPKITSDYVINYVGDYNIQGDCEVMCDYFKRMGIQVLSSFTGNGSYDDLRSMHGAHLNVLECARSAEYICNELRVKYGIPRLDIDGFGFEPLSDSLMKVARFFGLEDRAQAIIDEETARWKPELDWYKKRLTGVKVCLWPGGSKLWHWANVIHEEMGVEVVSLYTKFGHQGDMEKGVARAQPGTLAIDDPNELEGIEAMETLKPDVIFTGMRPGEVAKKRRVQYLNAHAYHNGPYKGYEGWVRFARDIYNAAFSPIHQLSGIDISKDPIAIDKGFMTRKMISDVKLTPEEANVEGERPYTGDFDCVTRLRGKVYDPELSRNHESAAV; encoded by the coding sequence ATGCCACATCATGAATTTGAATGCAGTACCTGCATTCCAGAGAGAAAATCACATGCGGTTGTGAAAGGTGAAGGCGAGGATCTTACTTCTTGTCTTCCAGAAGGACATCTTCTCACCATCCCTGGAACCATTTCAGAGCGAGGTTGTGCGTATTGTGGAGCCAAACATGTTATTGGAACTCCAATGAAAGATGCGATTCATATGAGTCATGGCCCTGTTGGATGTACGTATGACACATGGCATACCAAACGTTACATCAGTGACAATGACAATTTTCAACTCAAATACACCTATGCGACCGACATGAAAGAGTCCCATGTGGTGTTTGGCGGCGGCGATTTGCTTAAAAAGAACATCATTGAAGCCTTTAAAGCGCATCCTGAAATCAACCGAATGACCGTGTATCAAACCTGCGCATCGGCATTGATTGGGGATGATATGGAAGCGATCACCAGAGACGTTCTTAAAGAAATGCCTGATAAAGATATCTTTGTTTGTAACTCTCCAGGCTTTGCTGGTCCTAGTCAATCAGGAGGCCATCATAAAATCAACATCGCGTGGATCAATGAAAAAGTTGGAACGGTTGAACCCAAAATTACGAGTGACTATGTCATCAACTATGTTGGGGATTATAACATTCAAGGCGATTGTGAAGTGATGTGCGATTACTTCAAACGTATGGGTATTCAAGTGCTTTCAAGTTTTACAGGCAATGGATCATACGATGATTTACGTAGCATGCACGGAGCACATCTCAATGTCCTTGAATGTGCACGCTCGGCTGAATACATCTGTAATGAACTTCGTGTGAAGTATGGCATTCCACGACTTGACATCGATGGATTTGGATTTGAACCACTTTCCGATTCATTGATGAAAGTGGCACGCTTTTTTGGACTGGAAGATCGCGCACAAGCGATCATTGATGAAGAGACTGCCAGATGGAAACCTGAACTTGACTGGTACAAAAAACGTCTAACGGGTGTGAAAGTCTGTTTGTGGCCAGGAGGATCAAAACTCTGGCACTGGGCAAACGTCATTCATGAAGAGATGGGCGTTGAAGTCGTCTCGTTGTATACCAAATTTGGTCACCAAGGCGATATGGAAAAAGGTGTGGCACGAGCCCAACCCGGCACGCTCGCGATTGATGATCCCAATGAATTAGAGGGTATCGAAGCGATGGAAACACTCAAACCTGATGTCATCTTTACGGGTATGCGCCCAGGAGAAGTGGCAAAAAAACGCCGTGTTCAATACCTCAATGCGCATGCCTATCATAATGGACCCTACAAAGGGTATGAGGGTTGGGTACGTTTTGCACGCGATATTTACAATGCAGCGTTCTCTCCGATTCATCAACTCTCAGGGATTGATATTAGTAAAGATCCGATTGCCATCGATAAAGGTTTTATGACCCGTAAAATGATCTCTGATGTCAAACTGACTCCAGAAGAGGCCAATGTTGAGGGCGAAAGACCGTATACGGGCGATTTTGATTGTGTGACACGACTAAGAGGCAAAGTATACGATCCTGAATTGTCTCGTAATCACGAGTCAGCAGCAGTTTAA
- the coaD gene encoding pantetheine-phosphate adenylyltransferase: MRVAIYPGTFDPITNGHMDVIKRAQKLFDKVLVAVALSEEKHPVFDINTRVEMVQAAIKDMDGVEVEPFDNLLVSFSKEKNIRVMIRGLRAVSDFEFELQMGYANASLWSEIETVYLMPSLKNAFISSSVVRSIVKHGGDVSHLVPPMVLPYLQSRFTCM; the protein is encoded by the coding sequence ATGAGAGTAGCCATCTATCCAGGGACGTTTGATCCCATCACCAATGGTCATATGGATGTCATTAAGCGTGCTCAAAAGCTTTTTGACAAAGTCTTAGTTGCGGTAGCACTCTCTGAAGAGAAACACCCTGTCTTTGACATAAATACACGTGTTGAAATGGTGCAAGCTGCCATTAAAGATATGGATGGTGTTGAAGTTGAACCTTTTGATAATCTGTTGGTGAGCTTTTCCAAAGAAAAAAATATTCGCGTTATGATACGTGGACTTAGGGCGGTGAGTGATTTTGAATTTGAACTCCAAATGGGCTATGCGAATGCTTCATTGTGGAGTGAAATTGAGACGGTTTATTTGATGCCAAGCCTTAAAAATGCATTTATTAGCTCGTCTGTCGTTCGATCCATTGTAAAACATGGTGGCGATGTTTCTCATTTAGTTCCACCAATGGTCTTACCTTATTTGCAAAGTAGATTTACATGTATGTGA
- the tmk gene encoding dTMP kinase gives MYVIFEGIDTTGKSTQVALFAQRNHNVLATKEPGGTPTGIKLREMLLGGALKGSFNAELFLFLADRALHYDTVVKPVRNERLVISDRGFLSGIAYACANHCEVDGEFLLQMNRLALEENYPEKMVLFLTNETLIKTRLSAKVHDAIEERGVSYLLQIQDIMRRVVKTLPIQVLEVDASHEIETIYKQIEEFLND, from the coding sequence ATGTATGTGATTTTTGAAGGTATTGATACGACGGGGAAAAGTACCCAAGTGGCATTGTTCGCTCAAAGAAATCATAATGTTTTAGCCACGAAAGAACCCGGTGGAACACCTACGGGAATCAAACTTCGAGAAATGTTGTTGGGCGGCGCACTGAAAGGCTCTTTTAACGCAGAACTTTTTTTGTTCTTAGCTGATCGAGCATTGCATTATGATACGGTTGTTAAACCCGTACGCAATGAGCGTTTAGTCATTAGTGATCGTGGTTTTTTATCAGGAATTGCCTATGCCTGTGCCAACCATTGTGAGGTTGATGGTGAGTTTTTACTCCAAATGAATCGTTTAGCTCTTGAAGAAAATTATCCTGAAAAAATGGTACTTTTCTTAACAAATGAAACACTGATAAAAACAAGGCTAAGTGCTAAAGTACATGATGCCATTGAAGAACGTGGTGTAAGCTATTTGTTACAGATTCAAGATATAATGCGTCGCGTTGTTAAAACCTTACCAATTCAGGTTTTAGAAGTGGATGCTTCGCACGAAATAGAAACAATTTATAAACAAATCGAGGAATTTTTAAATGATTAA
- the speA gene encoding biosynthetic arginine decarboxylase, whose translation MDYGIKTWGNDNFFIEDGKVKVNTGCEPSLIEIIQEIRKDGIRGPILLRFPHLIQKQIRMIYKSFSDAKKEFNYEGKFSAVYPLKVNQFPNFVKNLVSLGEKYHYGLEAGSKAELILAMAYNNPDSPITVNGFKDNEMISLGFIAEEMGHDITLTIEGLNELESIISIAKDRFGCVPNIGLRIRLHSSGIGIWAKSGGINSKFGLTSTELLEAVNMIRDANLLDKFTMIHFHIGSQITDIAPLKKALREAGNIYAELCRMGATHLRAINLGGGLAVEYSQHKTTLHKNYTLSEYANDVVYLLKDIATQKGVHEPDIFIESGRFVAAHHAVLVAPVLELFSQEYTDMKLRPKEVNPPLVQELYDLLGTMNRKNALEFLHDSIDHMESLLTLFDLGYIDLQDRSNTEILVNLIIKKAVGLVADKKLSEILDIQDRVQERYLVNFSLFQSLPDFWGIGQTFPVMPLDRLDEVPTRSASLWDITCDSDGEIGFNTETPLFLHDVDIKNRDYFLGFFLVGAYQEVLGMKHNLFTHPTEATIVIDDDGYKIENMLESQSISDILEDLDYDIKEVQENLNDRIEASDNISEKEKKHILGEIYLFLNDNGYLKTINNEDNVQ comes from the coding sequence TTGGACTACGGCATTAAAACATGGGGAAACGATAACTTTTTTATCGAAGATGGTAAAGTAAAAGTTAACACAGGCTGTGAGCCTTCGTTAATAGAGATTATTCAAGAGATACGCAAAGATGGTATCCGTGGTCCTATTCTTTTAAGATTTCCTCATCTGATTCAAAAGCAGATCCGTATGATTTACAAAAGTTTTTCCGATGCGAAGAAAGAGTTTAACTATGAGGGAAAATTTAGTGCGGTTTATCCTCTTAAGGTCAATCAGTTTCCTAATTTTGTGAAGAACCTTGTCTCTCTAGGAGAAAAATATCACTATGGGCTAGAAGCTGGCAGTAAAGCGGAGCTTATTTTAGCGATGGCGTACAACAATCCAGATTCGCCTATTACGGTCAATGGCTTCAAAGACAACGAAATGATCTCTTTAGGCTTTATTGCTGAGGAGATGGGGCATGACATTACGCTAACGATTGAAGGACTTAATGAGCTTGAGAGCATCATTTCGATTGCCAAAGATCGCTTTGGGTGCGTGCCCAATATTGGTCTTCGTATTCGTCTTCACAGCTCAGGCATTGGTATTTGGGCGAAGAGTGGCGGTATTAATTCCAAGTTTGGTTTGACTTCTACAGAGCTTCTTGAAGCGGTTAACATGATTCGTGATGCCAATTTACTCGATAAATTTACAATGATTCACTTTCATATTGGTTCTCAAATCACCGACATTGCACCGTTGAAAAAAGCCCTTCGAGAAGCGGGGAATATTTATGCGGAACTCTGTCGCATGGGTGCAACGCATCTTCGTGCGATTAATCTTGGTGGCGGTTTAGCCGTTGAGTATTCACAACATAAAACAACGCTTCATAAAAACTATACCTTAAGCGAGTATGCCAACGACGTTGTGTACTTACTCAAAGATATTGCGACACAAAAAGGGGTTCATGAACCCGATATTTTCATCGAATCAGGTCGTTTTGTAGCCGCGCATCATGCGGTATTGGTTGCTCCTGTTTTAGAGCTTTTCTCGCAAGAATATACCGATATGAAACTTAGACCAAAAGAGGTTAACCCTCCTCTTGTTCAAGAGTTGTATGATCTTTTAGGTACTATGAACCGTAAAAATGCCCTGGAATTTTTACATGATAGTATTGATCATATGGAGTCCTTACTGACTTTGTTTGATTTGGGTTATATTGATCTACAAGATCGTTCCAACACCGAAATTTTGGTCAATCTGATCATCAAAAAAGCCGTTGGTTTGGTTGCAGATAAAAAACTCAGTGAGATTCTAGACATTCAAGACCGTGTTCAAGAGCGCTATTTGGTTAACTTCTCACTCTTCCAGAGCTTGCCAGATTTTTGGGGGATTGGTCAGACGTTTCCTGTCATGCCTTTGGATCGTTTGGATGAAGTCCCAACACGTTCCGCCTCTTTATGGGATATTACCTGCGATAGCGATGGCGAAATTGGGTTTAACACCGAAACACCCCTCTTCTTGCATGATGTAGACATTAAAAATCGTGACTATTTCTTAGGCTTTTTCTTAGTGGGGGCTTATCAGGAAGTATTGGGTATGAAACACAACCTTTTTACTCATCCAACAGAAGCTACTATTGTCATTGACGATGATGGCTATAAAATTGAGAATATGCTGGAATCCCAAAGTATTAGTGATATTTTAGAAGATCTTGATTATGATATCAAAGAGGTTCAAGAAAATCTCAATGATCGTATTGAAGCTTCAGATAATATCAGTGAAAAAGAGAAAAAACACATCTTAGGTGAGATTTATCTCTTCTTAAATGACAACGGCTATCTTAAAACGATTAATAATGAGGATAATGTGCAATGA
- the hisS gene encoding histidine--tRNA ligase, with amino-acid sequence MINALRGMKDTLSPQSEIYQYIIATCTRIAQNYGFSFMETPILEETALFKRSVGESSDIVGKEMYQFIDKGENDVCLRPEGTAGIVRAFIQQKFDKAGGNRRFFYHGPMFRYERPQKGRLRQFHQFGAESFGEGDVREDATIILMLKAMFEALGIGFTLEINSLGCPACMPQYRTTLVKFLETREGLCEDCERRKLTNPIRVLDCKNEHCKTLLADAPLITEHLCITCKDDFTTLKRILDQFGVSYLVNPKLVRGLDYYSKTAFEFVSSEIGAQSAIAGGGRYDRLVEFLDGKSTPAVGFAMGIERLMELVKMPEIEREGYYIGALCDEALDVVFELVDRKRKTEKVLTDYDAKSLKNHLKIADKNFVKFCVCIGEDELSKQSVWIKDLVSKEEKIINIAHF; translated from the coding sequence ATGATTAATGCATTACGTGGAATGAAAGATACCCTATCCCCACAAAGTGAAATTTATCAATATATTATTGCGACATGCACTCGTATTGCGCAAAATTATGGTTTTTCGTTTATGGAAACGCCGATTTTAGAAGAAACAGCGCTTTTTAAACGCAGCGTAGGTGAAAGTAGCGACATTGTTGGTAAAGAGATGTATCAGTTTATTGACAAAGGTGAAAACGATGTCTGTTTGCGCCCTGAAGGCACTGCAGGCATTGTAAGAGCCTTTATTCAACAAAAGTTTGATAAAGCAGGTGGTAACAGACGCTTTTTCTATCACGGTCCAATGTTTCGTTATGAGAGACCTCAAAAAGGACGACTACGACAATTTCATCAGTTTGGGGCGGAGAGTTTTGGTGAAGGTGATGTTAGAGAAGATGCAACGATTATTTTGATGCTAAAAGCGATGTTTGAAGCGCTTGGCATTGGGTTTACCCTAGAAATTAACTCATTAGGTTGCCCTGCTTGTATGCCACAGTATCGTACAACACTGGTCAAATTTTTAGAGACACGTGAAGGGTTATGCGAAGATTGTGAAAGAAGAAAGCTTACCAATCCTATTCGTGTACTGGATTGTAAAAACGAACACTGTAAAACATTGCTTGCAGATGCTCCATTAATTACCGAGCATTTATGCATTACATGTAAAGATGATTTTACAACATTGAAACGTATCTTAGATCAATTTGGCGTGTCTTATTTGGTCAATCCAAAGCTGGTTCGTGGACTTGATTATTACTCCAAAACAGCCTTTGAATTTGTAAGCTCTGAAATTGGTGCACAAAGTGCTATCGCTGGTGGTGGACGTTATGATCGTCTGGTGGAATTTTTAGATGGAAAATCAACACCCGCGGTTGGTTTTGCAATGGGTATTGAGCGTTTAATGGAACTGGTAAAAATGCCAGAAATCGAACGTGAGGGATACTATATCGGTGCCTTGTGTGATGAAGCATTAGATGTTGTTTTTGAATTGGTGGATCGCAAACGAAAAACGGAAAAAGTCCTCACCGATTATGATGCAAAATCGCTCAAAAATCATCTTAAAATCGCTGACAAAAACTTTGTAAAATTTTGCGTATGTATCGGTGAGGATGAGCTTTCAAAGCAGAGTGTTTGGATCAAAGATCTTGTGAGTAAAGAAGAAAAAATTATTAATATTGCGCATTTTTAA